From Cannabis sativa cultivar Pink pepper isolate KNU-18-1 chromosome 8, ASM2916894v1, whole genome shotgun sequence, a single genomic window includes:
- the LOC115698574 gene encoding cytochrome b561 and DOMON domain-containing protein At3g61750-like isoform X2, with translation MNIVLSAVYTTGWVGIGFSKDGMMVGSSAIVGWVTKKGQARVKQFYLQGSRKSQVIADKGELPLTGIPSSVVLHGPRIYLAFQLKFEKQPLHHQPLILAFGFSYPNHLHLSHHDDKTTIMFDFNAGSASDAPSDLGKMKKNHGILAILGWGLILPFGAIIPRYFKHKDPVWYYLHSVIQLVGFVFGLAAVVLGQQLYNKIGAHFPTHRGIGIFILVLSILQILAFFLRPSKEAKIRRYWNWYHHSMGRLALLFGALNIVLGMQIGGAGNDWKIGYGFVLGIVLLSVIVLETLKWIKKSEEKKMASTFQMDPVQ, from the exons ATGAACATTGTGTTATCAGCTGTATACACAACTGGATGGGTTGGAATAGGATTTTCAAAAGATGGAATGATGGTTGGTTCAAGTGCCATTGTTGGTTGGGTTACAAAAAAAGGCCAAGCAAGAGTTAAACAATTTTACTTACAAGGTTCAAGAAAATCACAAGTCATAGCAGACAAAGGTGAATTACCACTAACTGGTATACCCTCTTCTGTTGTTCTTCATGGACCAAGAATTTACTTAGCTTTTCAGTTGAAATTCGAAAAACAACCTCTCCATCACCAACCCCTTATTCTTGCTTTCGGATTTTCATATCCGAATCACTTGCATTTGTCTCATCACGATGACAAAACAACCATAATGTTTGACTTCAATGCAG GCTCAGCAAGTGATGCACCTAGTGATCTTGGCAAAATGAAGAAGAATCATGGGATATTGGCCATACTAGGATGGGGTTTAATTCTTCCTTTCGGGGCGATTATCCCAAGATACTTCAAGCACAAGGATCCTGTTTGGTACTATTTGCATTCAGTGATTCAATTAGTTGGATTTGTGTTTGGTCTTGCTGCTGTTGTACTTGGACAACAACTTTATAACAAGATTGGAGCTCATTTTCCAACACACAGAGGCATTGGCATCTTTATTCTTGTTCTTAGCATCCTTCAG ATTTTGGCATTCTTTCTTCGACCGAGCAAGGAAGCAAAGATTCGTAGGTACTGGAATTGGTACCACCATTCAATGGGAAGACTTGCCCTTCTTTTCGGAGCATTGAACATAGTGTTGGGGATGCAAATTGGAGGAGCTGGGAATGATTGGAAAattggttatggatttgttctTGGTATAGTTCTTCTCTCAGTCATTGTTTTGGAAACTTTGAAATGGATTAAAAAATCAGAGGAGAAAAAAATGGCCTCAACATTCCAAATGGATCCAGTACAATAA
- the LOC115698574 gene encoding cytochrome b561 and DOMON domain-containing protein At3g61750-like isoform X1, with the protein MAIRVFQNPVSLSSRLVIQLLWALGFLSLVAADGGAEVGYGGGNGGSGGGELELCNNDLSNFLPPPFGNLTNVVCKPIWNTFVLRYTQNEDNVMNIVLSAVYTTGWVGIGFSKDGMMVGSSAIVGWVTKKGQARVKQFYLQGSRKSQVIADKGELPLTGIPSSVVLHGPRIYLAFQLKFEKQPLHHQPLILAFGFSYPNHLHLSHHDDKTTIMFDFNAGSASDAPSDLGKMKKNHGILAILGWGLILPFGAIIPRYFKHKDPVWYYLHSVIQLVGFVFGLAAVVLGQQLYNKIGAHFPTHRGIGIFILVLSILQILAFFLRPSKEAKIRRYWNWYHHSMGRLALLFGALNIVLGMQIGGAGNDWKIGYGFVLGIVLLSVIVLETLKWIKKSEEKKMASTFQMDPVQ; encoded by the exons ATGGCGATTCGGGTGTTTCAAAATCCGGTCTCTCTTTCTTCTAGGCTTGTTATTCAGTTGTTATGGGCACTCGGTTTTCTTAGCTTGGTGGCAGCTGATGGTGGAGCTGAAGTTGGTTATGGTGGCGGCAATGGTGGTAGTGGTGGTGGAGAATTAGAGCTTTGTAATAATGATTTGAGTAATTTTCTGCCACCACCTTTTGGTAACCTTACTAATGTTGTTTGCAAACCAATTTGGAACACTTTTGTTTTGAGG TACACTCAAAATGAAGACAATGTGATGAACATTGTGTTATCAGCTGTATACACAACTGGATGGGTTGGAATAGGATTTTCAAAAGATGGAATGATGGTTGGTTCAAGTGCCATTGTTGGTTGGGTTACAAAAAAAGGCCAAGCAAGAGTTAAACAATTTTACTTACAAGGTTCAAGAAAATCACAAGTCATAGCAGACAAAGGTGAATTACCACTAACTGGTATACCCTCTTCTGTTGTTCTTCATGGACCAAGAATTTACTTAGCTTTTCAGTTGAAATTCGAAAAACAACCTCTCCATCACCAACCCCTTATTCTTGCTTTCGGATTTTCATATCCGAATCACTTGCATTTGTCTCATCACGATGACAAAACAACCATAATGTTTGACTTCAATGCAG GCTCAGCAAGTGATGCACCTAGTGATCTTGGCAAAATGAAGAAGAATCATGGGATATTGGCCATACTAGGATGGGGTTTAATTCTTCCTTTCGGGGCGATTATCCCAAGATACTTCAAGCACAAGGATCCTGTTTGGTACTATTTGCATTCAGTGATTCAATTAGTTGGATTTGTGTTTGGTCTTGCTGCTGTTGTACTTGGACAACAACTTTATAACAAGATTGGAGCTCATTTTCCAACACACAGAGGCATTGGCATCTTTATTCTTGTTCTTAGCATCCTTCAG ATTTTGGCATTCTTTCTTCGACCGAGCAAGGAAGCAAAGATTCGTAGGTACTGGAATTGGTACCACCATTCAATGGGAAGACTTGCCCTTCTTTTCGGAGCATTGAACATAGTGTTGGGGATGCAAATTGGAGGAGCTGGGAATGATTGGAAAattggttatggatttgttctTGGTATAGTTCTTCTCTCAGTCATTGTTTTGGAAACTTTGAAATGGATTAAAAAATCAGAGGAGAAAAAAATGGCCTCAACATTCCAAATGGATCCAGTACAATAA
- the LOC115701230 gene encoding large ribosomal subunit protein eL21x/eL21w: MPAGHGLRSRTRDLFSRPFRKKGYIPLSTYLKTYKTGEYVDIKVNGAIHKGMPHKFYHGRTGRVWNITKRAIGVEVNKQVGNRIIKKRIHVRVEHVQPSRCTEEFRNRKLRNDKLKAEAKAKGAVISTKRQPEGPKPGFMVEGAQLETVTPIPYDVVNDLKGGY; this comes from the exons ATGCCTGCCGGACACGGTCTCAGGTCCCGTACACGTGATCTCTTCTCACGTCCATTCAGGAAGAAGGGTTACATTCCTCTCTCAACCTACCTCAAGACTTACAAGACCGGTGAGTATGTCGATATCAAGGTGAACGGAGCCATTCACAAAGGTATGCCCCACAAGTTCTACCATGGCCGAACTGGACGTGTCTGGAACATCACCAAGCGTGCTATTGGTGTTGAAGTTAACAAACAG GTTGGCAACCGTATCATCAAGAAGAGGATTCATGTTCGTGTGGAGCATGTCCAGCCCTCAAGATGCACCGAGGAATTCAGGAACAGAAAGTTGAGAAACGACAAGCTCAAGGCCGAGGCAAAGGCCAAGGGTGCTGTTATCAGTACCAAGCGCCAACCAGAGGGCCCCAAACCCGGGTTCATGGTTGAAGGTGCTCAATTGGAGACAGTTACCCCCATTCCATATGATGTGGTCAATGACCTTAAAGGTGGTTATTAG
- the LOC115701229 gene encoding uncharacterized protein LOC115701229 isoform X2 yields the protein MQSIKNELGYEMNRGYFADISELKKHGGKIALASKIIIPEMKAVKFPSIEVNFSNGKALKLPIDLKEKESAADAAKSSPIPKASLICVSFRANAQSMISSWSLPFLDTFRSSKGVNLYEVSFIDSWLLCQTPIKQLLLRIMKKSNDDGSDDPLKRQIVYSFGDHYYFRKELHILNLLTGYIYLIDKFGRIRWQGYGLATEDELASLLSCTSLLLEEK from the exons ATGCAATCGATAAAGAACGAGCTCGGCT ACGAAATGAACAGAGGATACTTTGCTGATATTTCTGAGCTTAAGAAACATGGTGGCAag ATTGCTTTGGCAAGTAAGATTATCATTCCTGAAATGAAAGCTGTGAAGTTCCCTAGTATTGAAGTGAATTTCTCTAATGGGAAAGCTTTGAAGCTTCCCATTGATTTGAAGGAGAAGGAAAGTGCAGCTGATGCTGCTAAGTCTTCTCCTATCCCTAAGGCATCTTTAATATGCGTTTCGTTTCGGGCAAACGCTCAG TCTATGATTAGTTCTTGGAGTTTACCTTTTCTCGATACTTTTCGTAGCTCAAAGGGTGTCAATCTGTACGAG GTATCGTTCATAGACTCGTGGCTATTATGCCAGACTCCAATTAAGCAGCTTCTCCTTCGGATTATGAAGAAATCGAATGATGATGGAAGTGACGATCCACTTAAGAGGCAGATTGTGTATTCTTTTGGCGATCACTATTACTTTCGAAAAGAACTTCATATACTTAACCTTCTAACCGG ATATATATACCTCATTGACAAATTCGGTAGAATAAGATGGCAAGGCTATGGATTGGCAACCGAAGACGAGTTAGCATCCCTTCTTTCTTGCACATCACTTCTTCTGGAAGAGAAGTAA
- the LOC115701229 gene encoding uncharacterized protein LOC115701229 isoform X1, with protein MLSFKRVTRSSLMASHRLLKLKDKNELISYYTSPHFSHHFFPQTTSIRFFDFYKLGSKDAIDKERARLADEMNRGYFADISELKKHGGKIALASKIIIPEMKAVKFPSIEVNFSNGKALKLPIDLKEKESAADAAKSSPIPKASLICVSFRANAQSMISSWSLPFLDTFRSSKGVNLYEVSFIDSWLLCQTPIKQLLLRIMKKSNDDGSDDPLKRQIVYSFGDHYYFRKELHILNLLTGYIYLIDKFGRIRWQGYGLATEDELASLLSCTSLLLEEK; from the exons atgttaAGCTTCAAGCGAGTGACTCGATCTTCTCTAATGGCTTCCCACCGCCTATTGAAGCTCAAAGACAAGAACGAGCTCATCTCTTACTACACTTCTCCTCATTTTTCCCACCATTTCTTTCCTCAAACGACCTCAATTCGCTTcttcgatttttacaag CTTGGGAGCAAAGATGCAATCGATAAAGAACGAGCTCGGCT TGCAGACGAAATGAACAGAGGATACTTTGCTGATATTTCTGAGCTTAAGAAACATGGTGGCAag ATTGCTTTGGCAAGTAAGATTATCATTCCTGAAATGAAAGCTGTGAAGTTCCCTAGTATTGAAGTGAATTTCTCTAATGGGAAAGCTTTGAAGCTTCCCATTGATTTGAAGGAGAAGGAAAGTGCAGCTGATGCTGCTAAGTCTTCTCCTATCCCTAAGGCATCTTTAATATGCGTTTCGTTTCGGGCAAACGCTCAG TCTATGATTAGTTCTTGGAGTTTACCTTTTCTCGATACTTTTCGTAGCTCAAAGGGTGTCAATCTGTACGAG GTATCGTTCATAGACTCGTGGCTATTATGCCAGACTCCAATTAAGCAGCTTCTCCTTCGGATTATGAAGAAATCGAATGATGATGGAAGTGACGATCCACTTAAGAGGCAGATTGTGTATTCTTTTGGCGATCACTATTACTTTCGAAAAGAACTTCATATACTTAACCTTCTAACCGG ATATATATACCTCATTGACAAATTCGGTAGAATAAGATGGCAAGGCTATGGATTGGCAACCGAAGACGAGTTAGCATCCCTTCTTTCTTGCACATCACTTCTTCTGGAAGAGAAGTAA